The Acinetobacter lwoffii genomic sequence CGAACTATAATGATATTCCGCATTTGTTGACGCCTGTGGTCACCGATATGAAAGATGCTGTCAGCGCATTGAACTGGTGTGTCAATGAGATGGAACGTCGTTATAAACTGATGTCTTTCCTGAAAATCCGTAAACTGAGCGACTATAACCGCAAGGTGGAAGAGGCGATTGCCAATGGTGAAGACCTGATCGATCCAACCTGGAAAGCCAGCGATTCAGTCGTGGGTGAACGTGCGCCGAGGTTAACGCCGTTGCCTTCAATTGTGATTGTCGCGGATGAGTTCGCGGATATGATCATGCAGGTCGGTAAGAAAGCTGAAGAGATGATTACCCGTCTGGCACAAAAATCACGTGCTGCTGGTATTCACCTGTTGCTTGCGACCCAACGTCCATCGGTGGACGTGATCACCGGTTTGATCAAAGCCAATATTCCAACACGTGTCGCGCTACGGGTTAACTCCAAGATCGACTCGCGTACTATTCTGGATGCGGGTGGTGCAGAGGACTTGCTCGGTCACGGCGACATGCTATTCCTCGGCCCGGGTAAAATCGAACCTGAGCGTGTACATGGTGCCTTTATTGCCGATGACGAAGTCAACCGGATCTGCGATGCATGGCGTGAACGTGGTTCACCAAATTATGTCGACGAGATCCTGACACCATTTGATGAAGAACCATCCAGCCGTGGTTTTGAAGATGGTGGTGAGGGCAGTTCAGACCGTGATGCACTGTATGACCAGTGTGTAGCTTTTGTTTTGGAAACCCGTAAGGCTTCTACTTCATCCTTGCAACGTAAATTCAGTCTGGGCTATAACCGTGCTGCACGGATCATTGACCAGATGGAAGAAAACGGCATTGTCAGCGGTATGGGTGCCAATGGTAAACGCGAGATTCTGGTTTAATTTCAGTCTACCTTCAATAAAAAAGCCTGCTTTCAAAGCAGGCTTTTTTATGTATTTTGACTCAGGCAAATTTTGCCAATACATCCAGAAACTCGGCACTTTGACGCGGGAAAGTGGCAATCACGTCATGAATCCGTTGTCCTTCCGGATTGGTTGCATTGACATCACGGCCATCAGCGACAAATTTCGTCAACAGGCGTTCATAATCGAATGGACGCATATGCTTGAAAGCATGATAGAGCACGTGAAAATCAGCATTAACACCTGCAGGAGGAAGCTGATTCAAGTAGGCAAATACACGCTCATCTGACCATTCTTCGTTAAAGGTCGCTGGTTGAGATAATGCCATCGCAATTTCCTTGATCTAATGTAGTTTTTTCGGCATGAAAAAAGGCAAAATATGAGACTAGATTAGCAAAGCACTGCTTTGCCTAGTCGCAAGACTTGAAGCTATGCTTCAAGTGGGCGGAATATAGCTAAACTACTATTTCTACCACTCTCATATTTTGCCTTGAATCAATTTACTTGACCAATCAAAAATCAGATTATCGTTCTTCAGGTAAATTGATATTCATTTCAAGCATTTCAATATTGGCTTCAGAACGGACCTGCATTTGAATATGCTGTTCATCGACACCGCGAACATAACGATTGACCACTTGCATGATTTCAGTCTTCATCTGGTCAATTTTGTCCTGGCTCAAGCGACGACCCAAGCCTTGTTCGGATGCAACGATCACTTTCAAACGGTCTTTAGCAGTCCGTGCGCTTGATGGTTTATCCTCGCCACTAAAAAGTTTACTCCAGAATCCTGCCATGTCTACGCTCCAAATAGTCGTGCTAACCAGCCCTTAGGTTTTACCTCGATATGACGGTAAGGACGCTCTTCGCCAAGGAAACGCGCAACCAGATCATCATAGGCCTGACCTGCAGAAGCTTCAGTGAAAAGAATCACCGGCTTACCTTCATTCGATGCCTGTAAAACGCTTGGACACTCAGGAATAACGCCCAAGGTCGGTACACGTAAAATATCCTTAGAAATATCATCAATCGTTAGCATTTCCTGTTTATCGGCACGTTCCGGATTGAAACGGGTAATACACAGATGCTTACGAATGCGACCTTCGTTTTGTTCTACTTTTTTAGTTTTACTGTCGAGCATACCAATGATACGGTCAGAGTCACGTACTGAAGAAATCTCAGGGTTGGTCACAATGATGGCTTCATCCGCATGATACATGGCCAAAATAGCACCACGCTCAATACCGGCAGGCGAATCACAGATAATATAATCAAATTCCTGCGAAAGCTCATCCATTACACGAGCAACACCTTCATCGGTTAAGGCATCTTTATCACGTGTTTGTGATGCAGGTAAAATATATAAATTTTCAATATCTTTATCGCGAATCAGTGCTTGTTGTAATCGTGCTTCGTTATTTAAAACATTCACAAAATCATAAACTACACGGCGTTCACAGCCCATAATCAAATCAAGGTTACGTAAACCTACATCAAAATCAATAACAACAGTTTTGTGACCACGTAGGGCTAAACCTGTTGCAAAAGATGCACTTGTTGTAGTTTTACCTACACCACCTTTGCCTGACGTTACGACAACAATTTTCGCCACCGAATCCACTCCTGTTATGGTTCAAATCCCCTGTTTAAAATGGGGTTTTTGGTGTTTATTTATACATTAAAATTGTAGAGCTTCAAATACAAGCTCTAGTTGATCATTCAAGTAAATATGCACAGACTTTTTAACTACATGCGGTGGAATGTCATCCGCCACACAATAGGTTCCTGCAATTGAAATCAGTTCAGCTTCGAGGCTATGACAGAAAATACGTGCTGCAGTATTACCACCCGCACCTGCAATGACCCGGCCACGTGCGCTGCCATAGACATGAATATTGCCTGAAGCAATCACTTCTGAACCACTGTTGATGCCGGCATTAATAATAATGTCGCCATTATGCTGCACGATACATTGGCCGGTACGCAGAATTTCATCATGATATGAGGTGATATGCGCAACGATCGGGGCAGTAGGCGCTTGATCATCATTCACCGCTGTAGGTTCTGGTTTAACTTCCACCACCTGTTCTTTGGTGGCTTTAATTTCTTCTAACTGGCGATCAGGTGGCAGTACCGGGAACTGAATGGCGCGCGCCTGATCTCCAAGTAAGCCTTCAGTAACAGCCATAGGCTGTACATCCAGACTGATTAACAGTTGGATCAGCGCAATGAGTTCCTGTTCAACTGAACTTTCAATGACTGCCAAAGTGCCGGGTGGAAATGCTGCTTGTAATTTTGGGCTAAGTTGCTGGCGGATTGCATCATGATCATTGGTATCTAGGCTAATGCGTATCGCATTGACCATTCTGCCTTTTATCCGTATATCAGCCATAATTCTTCCTTAAATACTTCTGACCTGCTGGTTTTGTGTCGAAGCAATGTTGTAAATAGTGCAAATCCTAGAACAAATTGCAGTAATTCTCTAGCGATCTCAGTTATTTTTTTATGCGAACAGAACCGGACGGATTGATCTGATTCTGTACTTTAAACTTTACTTATCTATTGAGCTCTGATTTTGCTCATGTTCTTCTAAAATCTGTTGCCATTGTTTGACTTTCACCTGTTTCCGGATTGCTTCAAGTGTTTCAAAAACAGCCGATTCGACCAATTTATCAATATGTGGATTATGTTCAATCTGAATCTGGCTGATTTTATCTGAAATTAGGGCAAAAGTCGGATTTTCTTTTTGACCTGTGTGGGTAAATGGTTCAATCAGTCCTTGCGTAATATTTTCTCCCAAGCGTTGACCAATACTTTGAATTTGCTGTTCAATCCGGCTGCCAACAATTGGAATCAAACGTAATAATTGGGTTAGTTCTGGAGTATCTTCAATCGCCT encodes the following:
- the minD gene encoding septum site-determining protein MinD; translation: MAKIVVVTSGKGGVGKTTTSASFATGLALRGHKTVVIDFDVGLRNLDLIMGCERRVVYDFVNVLNNEARLQQALIRDKDIENLYILPASQTRDKDALTDEGVARVMDELSQEFDYIICDSPAGIERGAILAMYHADEAIIVTNPEISSVRDSDRIIGMLDSKTKKVEQNEGRIRKHLCITRFNPERADKQEMLTIDDISKDILRVPTLGVIPECPSVLQASNEGKPVILFTEASAGQAYDDLVARFLGEERPYRHIEVKPKGWLARLFGA
- a CDS encoding PA4642 family protein, which gives rise to MALSQPATFNEEWSDERVFAYLNQLPPAGVNADFHVLYHAFKHMRPFDYERLLTKFVADGRDVNATNPEGQRIHDVIATFPRQSAEFLDVLAKFA
- the minE gene encoding cell division topological specificity factor MinE, producing MAGFWSKLFSGEDKPSSARTAKDRLKVIVASEQGLGRRLSQDKIDQMKTEIMQVVNRYVRGVDEQHIQMQVRSEANIEMLEMNINLPEER
- the minC gene encoding septum site-determining protein MinC; amino-acid sequence: MADIRIKGRMVNAIRISLDTNDHDAIRQQLSPKLQAAFPPGTLAVIESSVEQELIALIQLLISLDVQPMAVTEGLLGDQARAIQFPVLPPDRQLEEIKATKEQVVEVKPEPTAVNDDQAPTAPIVAHITSYHDEILRTGQCIVQHNGDIIINAGINSGSEVIASGNIHVYGSARGRVIAGAGGNTAARIFCHSLEAELISIAGTYCVADDIPPHVVKKSVHIYLNDQLELVFEALQF